In Chloroflexota bacterium, a single window of DNA contains:
- the cdd gene encoding cytidine deaminase codes for MFRGEPIVDDKDLVQAAREAREHAYAPYSQFRVGAALLTRSGRVFTGANVENASYGLSVCAERVAAFNAVAAGEREFEAIAVVTGNGVMPCGACRQVLAEFGPNMRIIVADAAGNSRTYHLPDLLPGRFTPEDLK; via the coding sequence ATGTTCAGGGGTGAGCCTATCGTGGATGACAAGGATTTGGTGCAGGCGGCGCGGGAGGCGCGGGAGCACGCTTACGCGCCCTATTCCCAATTCCGCGTGGGGGCGGCGCTCCTCACGCGGTCGGGGCGCGTGTTCACCGGCGCCAACGTGGAGAACGCTTCCTACGGCCTGTCGGTGTGCGCCGAACGGGTGGCCGCGTTCAACGCCGTGGCCGCGGGCGAGCGCGAGTTTGAGGCCATCGCCGTGGTTACAGGCAATGGGGTGATGCCCTGCGGCGCGTGCCGCCAGGTGCTGGCCGAGTTCGGCCCCAACATGCGGATCATCGTGGCCGACGCCGCGGGCAACAGCCGCACCTACCATCTGCCCGACCTGCTCCCGGGACGGTTCACCCCGGAGGATTTGAAGTAG
- a CDS encoding class I SAM-dependent methyltransferase, which yields MTHFFDDLARFYDLDHASVREDVEMYRQFAAQAGSPILELGCGTGRIALPLARDGHEVAAVDISPAMLAALRAKLSQEPPEVSARVQVIQADMRRLALGREFALALCPLNTFLHMTTQADQLAALGSAFRHLAPGGRLVVDVASPLALLLIPAGETLSLQGELRDAATGRTVQKFTSMRFDHARQMQYLTLIYDEVGADGAVRRSTLHTELRYVFRFEMQLLLERAGFAVEAVYGSTDLEPYDALSEKMIFVARR from the coding sequence ATGACACACTTCTTTGACGACCTGGCGCGGTTCTACGACCTGGATCACGCCTCCGTGCGCGAGGACGTGGAGATGTACCGGCAGTTCGCCGCGCAGGCCGGCTCGCCCATCCTGGAGTTGGGGTGCGGCACCGGACGCATCGCGCTGCCCCTGGCGCGGGACGGGCACGAGGTGGCGGCGGTGGACATCTCGCCGGCCATGCTGGCGGCGCTGCGCGCCAAACTGTCGCAGGAGCCGCCGGAGGTGTCGGCGCGAGTCCAGGTCATCCAGGCCGACATGCGGCGTCTGGCGTTGGGCCGCGAGTTCGCGCTGGCCCTGTGCCCGCTGAACACGTTCCTGCACATGACGACGCAGGCCGACCAACTGGCCGCGCTGGGGAGCGCCTTTCGCCACCTGGCCCCGGGCGGGCGGCTCGTCGTGGACGTGGCGTCGCCGCTGGCGCTGCTGCTGATACCAGCGGGCGAGACGTTGTCGCTCCAGGGCGAGTTGCGCGACGCGGCCACCGGTCGCACGGTGCAGAAGTTCACCTCCATGCGGTTTGACCACGCCCGCCAGATGCAGTACCTGACGCTCATCTACGACGAGGTGGGGGCCGATGGCGCGGTGAGGCGAAGCACGCTCCACACCGAGTTGCGCTACGTGTTCCGGTTTGAGATGCAGTTGCTGCTGGAGCGCGCGGGGTTCGCCGTGGAGGCCGTGTACGGTTCCACCGACCTGGAGCCGTATGACGCGCTTTCGGAGAAGATGATCTTCGTCGCGCGGCGGTGA
- a CDS encoding dTDP-4-dehydrorhamnose 3,5-epimerase family protein — MIDGVKTRKLRLIPDERGYLMEMFRSDWEEFERFGQVYITAVYPGVVKGWHYHKLQTDHFICVKGMAKVVLYDNREGSPTRGEVNEFFIGEQNPTLLTIPPGVLHGFKGISTEMTLIVNVPDRLYNYEQPDEYRFPAHSPEIPYDWARKDG; from the coding sequence ATGATAGACGGCGTGAAGACCCGAAAACTGCGGCTGATTCCCGACGAGCGGGGCTACCTGATGGAGATGTTCCGCTCGGACTGGGAGGAGTTTGAGCGGTTCGGCCAGGTGTACATTACCGCCGTGTACCCGGGCGTGGTGAAGGGTTGGCACTATCACAAGTTGCAGACCGACCACTTCATCTGCGTCAAGGGGATGGCGAAGGTGGTGCTGTACGACAACCGCGAGGGTTCGCCCACCCGGGGCGAGGTCAACGAGTTCTTCATCGGCGAGCAGAACCCCACGCTGCTGACCATCCCGCCCGGGGTGCTGCACGGGTTCAAGGGCATCAGCACCGAGATGACGCTCATCGTGAATGTCCCCGATCGGCTGTACAACTACGAGCAGCCCGACGAGTACCGCTTTCCCGCGCACTCGCCGGAGATTCCGTATGACTGGGCGCGGAAGGACGGGTGA